The Cinclus cinclus chromosome 3, bCinCin1.1, whole genome shotgun sequence genome has a window encoding:
- the SNRPB2 gene encoding U2 small nuclear ribonucleoprotein B'', with translation MDIRPNHTIYINNINDKIKKEELKRSLYALFSQFGHVVDIVALKTMKMRGQAFVIFKELGSSTNALRQLQGFPFYGKPMRIQYAKTDSDIISKMRGTFADKEKRKEKKKAKTLEQSANTPNKKVIQGATQNSANAPGTTPQNQVPDNPPNYILFLNNLPEETNEMMLSMLFNQFPGFKEVRLVPGRHDIAFVEFENENQAGAARDALQGFKITPSHAMKITYAKK, from the exons ATGGACATCAGGCCGAACCACACCATCTACATCAACAACATCAATGACAAGATCAAGAAGGAAG AGCTGAAGAGGTCCCTGTATGCCTTATTCTCACAGTTTGGTCATGTAGTCGACATTGTGGCTTTAAAGACCATGAAGATGAGAGGACAGGCATTTGTTATATTTAAAGAACTTGGATCATCTACCAATGCTTTGAGACAGCTACAAGGCTTTCCGTTTTATGGGAAACCAATG cGTATTCAGTATGCAAAAACAGACTCTGATATCATCTCTAAAATGCGTGGGACTTTTGCtgataaggaaaaaagaaaggaaaagaagaaagccaAAACTCTGGAGCAGTCAGCAAACACACCGAATAAAAAGGTTATCCAG GGAGCAACACAGAATTCAGCCAATGCCCCAGGGACTACACCACAGAATCAG GTGCCTGATAATCCACCAAACTATATCCTTTTCCTTAATAATTTGCCTGAGGAAACAAATGAGATGATGCTGTCCATGTTATTTAATCA GTTTCCTGGATTCAAAGAAGTACGCTTGGTGCCAGGGCGCCATGACATTGCATTTGTGGAGTTTGAAAATGAGAATCAAGCAGGGGCTGCTCGAGATGCTCTCCAAGGATTCAAGATCACTCCATCTCATGCCATGAAAATCACTTATGCAAAGAAATAA